One region of Cryptosporangium phraense genomic DNA includes:
- a CDS encoding DUF2397 family protein, whose product MPDPQPPSFGLDDFGLDDRLRLFGYVTADNRLAYLWVLRAFDAARSSYHVVLHTTEVASALAGLATTHSECPEPATLELPRLLDALVEWGVLDRGQDGTRAATLAEYRNRHSIYQFTEAGYRAHRAVESVLAANVQDSTLSRLVFADLLADLKALAVANESGDAEEVYRKLNRLDRELADVAERAARFYHMLGDLSRTPDIRPE is encoded by the coding sequence ATGCCAGATCCCCAGCCCCCGTCGTTCGGGCTGGATGACTTCGGGTTGGACGACCGGCTCCGGCTCTTCGGCTACGTCACCGCCGACAATCGCCTCGCCTACCTGTGGGTGCTGCGCGCCTTCGACGCCGCCCGCTCCAGCTACCACGTGGTCCTGCACACGACCGAGGTCGCGTCGGCGCTGGCCGGGCTGGCCACGACGCACAGTGAATGCCCGGAGCCCGCAACACTCGAACTTCCGCGTCTGCTGGATGCATTGGTCGAGTGGGGCGTCCTCGACCGGGGCCAGGACGGCACCCGGGCGGCGACCCTGGCCGAGTACCGCAATCGCCACTCGATCTACCAGTTCACCGAGGCGGGTTATCGGGCTCACCGGGCCGTCGAGAGTGTGCTCGCGGCGAACGTTCAGGACAGCACCCTGTCGCGCCTGGTTTTTGCCGATCTGCTCGCGGATCTCAAGGCTCTGGCTGTCGCGAACGAGTCCGGTGACGCTGAAGAGGTCTACCGGAAGCTGAACCGATTGGACCGGGAGCTGGCGGACGTCGCCGAGCGAGCCGCGCGTTTTTACCACATGCTCGGCGACCTGAGCCGAACGCCCGACATCCGCCCGGAATGA
- a CDS encoding MerR family transcriptional regulator: MTGRHYGEYGESGTDVPLPAELTVDQLAELCRVSVRLVRAHQSRRLLHPPRRVGRRSVYDHSHIDRLELIQRLQKAGFSLAAIRALLQTGHNAPELALAWHAEGLAMRFPSTDDTSDPDLQVEPEGVADLHAQPGAWEALESYGLVSRDPDGNWYGTHPVLVAVGRRARELGMPSTEITRLQLRVAAAALELSREIIESFSAIFRAAGGGPDRKIEDYASMSSVATALVTATFEVQLSRLVRGVVDGL; the protein is encoded by the coding sequence GTGACGGGGCGCCATTACGGTGAATACGGAGAGTCGGGCACGGACGTTCCGTTACCGGCGGAATTGACCGTCGATCAGCTGGCCGAGCTCTGCCGGGTCAGCGTCCGGCTGGTGCGGGCGCACCAGTCGAGGCGGCTGCTCCATCCCCCACGTCGGGTCGGCCGCCGCAGCGTCTACGACCACTCGCACATCGACCGCCTGGAGCTCATCCAGCGGTTGCAGAAGGCCGGGTTCTCGCTGGCGGCGATCCGCGCGCTGCTGCAGACCGGCCACAACGCGCCCGAGCTGGCGCTGGCCTGGCACGCCGAAGGTCTGGCGATGCGCTTCCCGTCGACCGACGACACGTCCGACCCGGACCTGCAGGTCGAGCCGGAGGGTGTGGCTGACCTGCATGCGCAGCCCGGCGCCTGGGAGGCGCTGGAGTCGTACGGGCTGGTCAGCCGGGATCCGGACGGCAACTGGTACGGCACCCACCCGGTGCTGGTGGCCGTGGGCAGGCGGGCGAGGGAACTCGGGATGCCGTCGACGGAGATCACGAGGTTGCAGTTGCGGGTGGCGGCGGCGGCGCTGGAGTTGTCGCGGGAGATCATCGAGTCGTTCAGTGCGATCTTCCGGGCGGCCGGGGGTGGGCCGGACCGGAAGATCGAGGATTACGCGAGCATGAGTTCGGTGGCGACGGCACTGGTGACGGCGACGTTCGAGGTTCAGCTCTCGCGGTTGGTGCGCGGTGTGGTCGACGGTCTGTAG
- a CDS encoding NUDIX hydrolase, whose translation MRDASTTILLRDAPGGLEAYLLVRSTALRAFAGLTVFPGGSVDPGDHVPEGSWRGPDPAQWPLSADAGLSRALVTAAVRETFEEIGVLLAEPAGDTPFPGADELAEDRADLEAGDTTLPDLLARRGLVLRTDLLRPWTHWITPEAEKRRFDTRFFVAGLPAGQEPQEPSGEATRGLWMSPADALTAVTAGEFGMLPPTASTLLGLTEFGTLADVFAAAEGRPIRPIRPTYFGPPDGPRIELPDDVRELLPAGVTPEFIAGLMTGIARHGRPPAVDGGGSRA comes from the coding sequence ATGCGGGACGCCTCTACCACGATCCTCCTACGGGACGCGCCCGGCGGTCTCGAGGCCTACCTGCTCGTCCGCTCGACGGCGCTGCGCGCGTTCGCCGGTCTGACCGTCTTCCCCGGTGGCTCGGTCGACCCGGGAGACCACGTCCCGGAAGGTTCCTGGCGGGGTCCCGACCCCGCGCAGTGGCCGCTCTCCGCCGACGCGGGTCTGTCCCGGGCGCTGGTCACCGCCGCGGTCCGGGAGACGTTCGAGGAGATCGGGGTGCTGCTCGCCGAGCCGGCCGGTGACACGCCGTTCCCGGGCGCGGACGAGCTGGCCGAAGACCGGGCCGACCTGGAAGCCGGGGACACGACCCTCCCGGACCTGCTCGCCCGGCGCGGGCTGGTCCTCCGGACCGACCTGCTGCGTCCGTGGACGCACTGGATCACCCCCGAGGCCGAGAAGCGCCGGTTCGACACGCGGTTCTTCGTCGCCGGCCTGCCGGCCGGTCAGGAGCCGCAGGAACCGTCCGGCGAGGCCACCCGGGGGCTGTGGATGAGCCCGGCCGACGCGTTGACCGCGGTGACCGCGGGCGAGTTCGGCATGCTGCCGCCGACCGCGTCCACGCTGCTCGGCCTCACCGAGTTCGGCACGCTCGCCGACGTGTTCGCGGCGGCCGAGGGCCGCCCCATCCGGCCGATCCGGCCGACCTACTTCGGCCCGCCGGACGGTCCGCGGATCGAGCTCCCGGACGACGTGCGTGAACTGCTGCCCGCCGGCGTCACGCCGGAGTTCATCGCCGGTCTGATGACCGGTATCGCCCGACACGGGCGTCCACCCGCGGTCGACGGGGGAGGATCTAGGGCGTGA
- a CDS encoding MBL fold metallo-hydrolase, producing the protein MTLPEWVPNWATLVRADNPGPMTLDGTNTWVLRAPGAEACVVIDPGPLMPEHLERVAALGPVAVTLLTHGHPDHAEGAARFAEMTGSDVLAQDPKHSVGGQALIPDGEPLDLAGIRIRTFATPGHTADSVSFVIGEEAVLTGDTILGRGTTVVAWPDGALGEYLTSLERLRGLGSIPVLPGHGPVLPDASAVAGYYLQHRAERLEQVRAAVAAGASTPHEVVETVYADVDRSVWPAAELSVRAQLDYLRANGRP; encoded by the coding sequence GTGACGCTGCCCGAGTGGGTTCCGAACTGGGCGACGCTCGTGCGCGCCGACAACCCCGGCCCGATGACGCTCGACGGCACCAACACCTGGGTGCTGCGTGCGCCCGGCGCAGAAGCGTGCGTCGTCATCGACCCGGGGCCGCTGATGCCCGAACACCTGGAGCGGGTCGCCGCGCTCGGCCCGGTCGCGGTCACGCTACTCACGCACGGTCACCCCGACCATGCCGAGGGTGCGGCCCGGTTCGCCGAAATGACCGGTTCGGACGTGCTCGCGCAGGATCCGAAGCACTCGGTCGGGGGCCAGGCCCTGATTCCCGACGGCGAGCCGCTCGACCTGGCCGGCATCAGAATCCGAACCTTCGCGACTCCCGGCCACACCGCCGACTCGGTCTCCTTCGTCATCGGTGAAGAAGCCGTGCTCACCGGCGACACGATCCTGGGCCGGGGCACCACGGTCGTGGCCTGGCCGGACGGTGCGCTGGGCGAGTACCTCACCAGCCTGGAGCGGCTCCGCGGCCTGGGCTCGATCCCGGTGCTGCCCGGGCACGGCCCGGTGCTGCCCGACGCGTCCGCGGTCGCCGGGTACTACCTGCAGCACCGCGCCGAGCGGCTCGAACAGGTGCGGGCCGCGGTGGCGGCCGGCGCGTCGACCCCGCACGAGGTCGTGGAGACCGTCTACGCCGACGTCGACCGGTCGGTCTGGCCCGCGGCCGAGCTGTCGGTCCGGGCCCAGCTGGACTATTTGCGAGCGAACGGCCGACCATGA
- a CDS encoding AAA family ATPase, translating into MTCPVCGTVAVPGALYCHHCGTRLPDVDLGSVETERRVVTVLFGDLTDFTAWSEDLDPERVGRLTDRVLAACAQAVTAFGGHVDKLTGDGIMAVFGAPVAHEDDPERAVRSALAMQRAVKRVIEDELGGGRRLGLRVGVNTGEVVAGVQAALSYTVIGDTVNTAARLSDAAGMGAVYAGARTQRATRDRAAWRRLPPLRLKGKRQPVEAYELLGLRDAPGIRPGLGDEAPFVGREVESGRLLGRFAEVAEQGEPRVVVVTAEAGAGKTRLGAEVARAVGDGFSARALSTRCPAFGEVGGSAALADLVRQACGVEPDDSPERIAESIRRVATALPDPGLGPGGVEVLFDLVGVESDVEALPGVPGVPTAAGRRERTPQVLAALLNGLAAVEPLLIVVDDVHNASPDTLDALGALVDHLDGAVLVLLFGRPELVRTRGLLTRLPAAEPLPLPPLTGAAVSRLLRSYLGGPLDRADETRLLATAQGNPFYLAELVSLLVEQGRLTGGAAGWRLAPGGFAGRLLSSDLAAVLTARIDALPPYPRSVLRDAAVVGDRVPAGALEEIRGHSPVAATSDLDRALGDLISRRMLRRTASGGYAFVTALMREAAYSAVGRADLAVRHARIARWADADPVRGLSDVERDEFIARHVERALKLANQMSLPPQHEARDVAPIGVAALSRLAERAIALGEPGRALDLLDRALALQEPTGELELLRARALLASGRSDEAGELASAVAAGTGPVAVAALLVKGEALRAGGDNRGAIAAWNSALRKSRTADLPNCESEALRRLGMLDYLGGRLPLAERRFTAAYRVASASGDGPGTAWALQHLAWSATTRGDFGRADRVLEEARAVFARLDDPAGRSWVRGTTAFVRLLEGRLHDARRLAEKFVPYAERVADGWAVAALRIVDAFAAAELGELTYATRQADLANAAFRAGHDPWGASLALTVRGVIARGYDRLDEAVDLFTEALAVGREIGHPLTAGIALTIRGYCHLATGEIAAAEADAVRTLELIEPLEVDPSTRVGPLVLRAQARRLTGDRDGALELLGEVVNDAGGPSLLFPRRQALAHYSGVLLEAGKTEEALEWARRASRVPAEDIRSRIVARRALAISLGASGSLDEALVAADDAVTLAYGTEQASERAASDTVRDRVALARALARPE; encoded by the coding sequence ATGACCTGCCCGGTCTGCGGCACGGTTGCGGTCCCCGGCGCGCTGTACTGCCATCACTGCGGTACGCGCCTGCCGGACGTCGACCTCGGCAGTGTCGAGACCGAACGCCGGGTGGTGACGGTCCTCTTCGGCGACCTCACCGATTTCACGGCCTGGTCGGAGGACCTGGACCCGGAACGGGTCGGTCGGCTGACCGACCGGGTCCTCGCGGCCTGCGCGCAGGCCGTCACCGCCTTCGGCGGTCACGTCGACAAACTGACCGGCGACGGCATCATGGCCGTCTTCGGCGCTCCCGTTGCCCACGAGGACGATCCGGAGCGCGCCGTCCGTTCCGCGCTCGCCATGCAGCGCGCGGTCAAACGCGTCATCGAGGACGAACTGGGAGGCGGACGTCGACTCGGGCTGCGGGTCGGGGTGAACACCGGTGAGGTCGTCGCGGGCGTGCAGGCCGCCCTGTCGTACACGGTCATCGGCGACACCGTGAACACCGCGGCCCGGCTGTCCGACGCGGCCGGCATGGGCGCGGTCTACGCCGGCGCCCGTACCCAGCGGGCGACCCGCGACCGGGCCGCCTGGCGTCGGCTGCCGCCGCTGCGGCTGAAGGGCAAGCGTCAGCCGGTGGAGGCGTACGAGCTGCTCGGGCTGCGTGACGCGCCCGGCATCCGGCCGGGGCTCGGCGACGAGGCGCCGTTCGTCGGCCGCGAGGTGGAGTCCGGACGCCTGCTCGGACGCTTCGCCGAGGTGGCCGAGCAGGGCGAGCCGCGGGTCGTCGTCGTCACCGCGGAGGCCGGCGCGGGCAAGACCAGGCTCGGCGCCGAGGTGGCCCGCGCGGTCGGCGACGGGTTCAGCGCCCGGGCGCTCAGCACCCGGTGCCCGGCGTTCGGCGAGGTCGGTGGGTCGGCCGCACTGGCCGACCTGGTGCGTCAGGCTTGCGGCGTCGAGCCCGACGACTCGCCCGAGCGGATCGCCGAGAGCATCCGCCGGGTCGCGACCGCGCTGCCCGACCCCGGCCTCGGCCCCGGCGGCGTCGAAGTGCTGTTCGACCTGGTCGGGGTCGAGTCCGACGTGGAGGCGCTGCCCGGCGTCCCCGGGGTGCCGACCGCGGCCGGCCGCCGGGAACGGACCCCGCAGGTGCTGGCCGCGCTGCTCAACGGGCTCGCCGCGGTCGAGCCGCTGCTGATCGTGGTGGACGACGTCCACAACGCGTCGCCGGACACGCTCGACGCGCTCGGAGCGCTCGTCGACCACCTCGACGGGGCCGTGCTCGTGCTGCTGTTCGGGCGGCCCGAGCTGGTGCGCACCCGGGGGCTGCTGACCAGGCTCCCGGCCGCCGAGCCGTTGCCGTTGCCGCCGCTCACCGGGGCCGCGGTGTCCCGGCTGCTCCGGTCGTACCTCGGCGGGCCGCTCGACCGGGCCGACGAGACCCGGCTGCTCGCCACCGCCCAGGGCAACCCGTTCTACCTGGCCGAACTGGTCTCGCTGCTGGTCGAGCAGGGCCGGCTGACCGGTGGGGCGGCCGGCTGGCGGCTGGCGCCGGGCGGGTTCGCCGGGCGGCTGCTCTCGTCCGACCTCGCGGCCGTGCTGACCGCCCGCATCGACGCGCTGCCGCCGTACCCGCGGTCGGTGCTCCGGGACGCGGCCGTGGTCGGCGACCGGGTGCCGGCCGGTGCGCTGGAGGAGATCCGCGGGCACTCCCCGGTGGCGGCGACGTCCGACCTGGATCGGGCGCTCGGCGACCTGATCAGCCGTCGGATGCTGCGGCGGACCGCGAGCGGTGGGTACGCGTTCGTCACCGCGCTGATGCGCGAGGCCGCCTACAGCGCGGTCGGCCGGGCCGACCTCGCGGTCCGGCACGCGCGGATCGCCCGCTGGGCCGACGCCGACCCGGTCCGCGGCCTGTCCGACGTCGAGCGGGACGAGTTCATCGCCCGGCACGTCGAGCGGGCGTTGAAGCTGGCCAACCAGATGTCGCTGCCACCGCAGCACGAGGCTCGGGACGTGGCTCCGATCGGCGTCGCCGCGCTCTCCCGGCTGGCCGAGCGGGCGATCGCGCTGGGCGAGCCGGGCCGGGCGCTCGACCTGCTCGACCGCGCGCTGGCGCTGCAGGAGCCGACCGGGGAACTCGAGCTGCTCCGAGCCCGGGCGCTGCTGGCCAGCGGACGTTCGGACGAGGCCGGGGAGCTGGCGTCGGCGGTGGCCGCCGGTACCGGGCCGGTCGCGGTCGCCGCGCTGCTGGTCAAGGGCGAGGCCCTGCGCGCGGGCGGCGACAACCGGGGCGCGATCGCGGCCTGGAACTCGGCCCTGCGCAAGTCCCGCACCGCCGACCTGCCGAACTGCGAGAGCGAGGCGCTGCGACGGCTCGGCATGCTCGACTACCTGGGCGGACGTCTGCCGCTGGCCGAGCGTCGGTTCACCGCGGCCTACCGGGTCGCCTCGGCGTCCGGGGACGGGCCGGGCACGGCCTGGGCGCTCCAGCACCTGGCCTGGTCGGCGACCACCCGGGGAGACTTCGGCCGGGCCGACCGGGTGCTCGAAGAAGCCCGGGCGGTGTTCGCGCGACTCGACGACCCGGCCGGACGCTCCTGGGTGCGGGGTACGACCGCGTTCGTCCGCCTGCTGGAGGGGCGGCTGCACGATGCTCGTCGGCTGGCCGAGAAGTTCGTCCCGTACGCCGAGCGGGTGGCCGACGGCTGGGCCGTCGCCGCGCTGCGGATCGTCGACGCGTTCGCCGCGGCCGAGCTGGGCGAGCTCACGTACGCGACCCGCCAGGCCGACCTGGCCAACGCCGCTTTCCGGGCCGGCCACGACCCGTGGGGCGCCAGCCTGGCCCTGACCGTGCGCGGGGTGATCGCCCGCGGCTACGACCGGCTCGACGAGGCCGTCGACCTGTTCACCGAGGCGCTGGCCGTCGGCCGTGAGATCGGCCACCCGCTGACCGCCGGGATCGCGCTGACGATCCGCGGCTACTGCCACCTCGCGACCGGCGAGATCGCTGCGGCCGAGGCCGACGCCGTCCGGACGCTGGAGCTCATCGAGCCGCTGGAGGTCGACCCGTCCACCCGGGTGGGGCCGCTGGTGCTGCGGGCCCAGGCCCGGCGGCTGACCGGCGACCGGGACGGTGCGCTGGAGCTGCTCGGCGAGGTCGTGAACGACGCCGGCGGCCCGTCGCTGCTGTTCCCGCGGCGGCAGGCGCTCGCGCACTACTCGGGCGTGCTGCTGGAGGCCGGCAAGACCGAGGAGGCGCTGGAGTGGGCGCGCCGGGCGTCGCGGGTGCCGGCCGAAGACATCCGGAGCCGGATCGTCGCCCGGCGGGCCCTGGCGATCTCGCTCGGCGCCAGCGGAAGTCTGGACGAGGCGCTCGTCGCCGCCGACGATGCCGTGACGCTCGCCTACGGCACCGAGCAGGCGTCGGAGCGAGCCGCCAGCGACACGGTGCGTGACCGGGTGGCGCTCGCTCGGGCGTTGGCGCGGCCGGAGTAG
- a CDS encoding serine/threonine-protein kinase: protein MRSEASGTQPASPVAGLSDLTVLARGGYSTVYRARQDSIGREVALKIDTRSLESERDRRRFVREAEAAGRMSGHPNVVNIYDAGVTPDNHPYLVMELCTGGSYAARLRERGPLSPVEVRDVGVKIADALQAAHDNGILHRDVKPGNILINRYGVPGLADFGLAALPDPSRELSVTIEALTPAYAPPEVFRMEAPSPLGDQFSLGASLYALLSGRPPRWPETGTPSLATMVMILDEPIPDIPGVPPGLSAVLRRAMAPYAEDRYPSAGEFRDALASLDLESDTGSRAAGFSAAPTIPGPQSGPPSSGAPSSGPPSGGFGSASVPVSGGAPYPPYGGAPSAPQSGPPVQQSGPPAPHSGPPGPHSGAPTAHGMPPTLYGTPPSGPPPYGQPPGGPSAPNSGPPASPAAAYGAPPVSGPGGGRPMNQTTVFPANTFAPGGQPPGGPPPYPPPGGFNAPPGGPRKSNGSKRLVVILAVVVAVLLVAGGIGAAAIGFLGGGGDDTPTTLEPSGDPGPTAPTQAPSGEPLPSQSGEIPDFPLDLPTGTAGTDALGSPCDVAVLAARGAGIQARCPSGPECWRVKSDGTYQSRECTNNHTWETFVIGQLASSESSANASSLKADANVQVLCSDAVLQGALSATGQDPSGWRIAVSADKTGANFRCLAGKGENTPRKAVFVK, encoded by the coding sequence GTGCGAAGTGAGGCGTCCGGGACCCAACCGGCATCACCGGTGGCCGGTCTGTCCGATCTGACCGTTCTGGCGCGCGGAGGGTACTCGACCGTATACCGCGCCCGGCAGGACTCGATCGGACGTGAGGTCGCGCTCAAGATCGACACCCGCTCTCTGGAGTCCGAGCGCGACCGGCGTCGATTCGTCCGTGAGGCCGAGGCGGCCGGTCGGATGTCCGGCCACCCCAACGTCGTCAACATCTACGACGCGGGCGTGACGCCGGACAACCATCCGTATCTGGTCATGGAGCTGTGCACCGGCGGGTCGTACGCGGCCCGGCTGCGCGAGCGCGGGCCGCTGTCGCCGGTCGAGGTCCGGGACGTCGGTGTGAAGATCGCCGACGCGCTGCAGGCCGCTCACGACAACGGCATCCTGCACCGGGACGTGAAGCCGGGGAACATCCTGATCAACCGGTACGGGGTGCCCGGGCTGGCCGACTTCGGGCTGGCCGCGCTGCCCGACCCGAGCCGCGAGCTGTCGGTGACGATCGAGGCGCTGACGCCGGCGTACGCGCCACCCGAGGTGTTCCGGATGGAGGCGCCCTCGCCGCTCGGCGATCAGTTCTCGCTCGGGGCGTCGTTGTACGCGCTGCTGTCCGGGCGTCCGCCGAGGTGGCCGGAGACCGGGACGCCGAGCCTGGCGACGATGGTCATGATCCTGGACGAGCCGATACCGGATATTCCGGGCGTGCCACCGGGGCTCTCGGCGGTGTTGCGCCGGGCGATGGCGCCGTACGCCGAGGATCGGTACCCGTCGGCCGGGGAGTTCCGGGACGCGCTGGCGTCGCTCGACCTCGAGTCGGACACCGGGTCGCGGGCCGCGGGCTTCAGCGCCGCGCCGACGATCCCCGGGCCGCAGAGCGGCCCCCCGTCATCCGGCGCGCCGTCGTCCGGGCCGCCGTCGGGCGGGTTCGGGTCGGCGAGCGTGCCGGTCAGCGGCGGGGCGCCGTACCCGCCGTACGGTGGAGCGCCGTCCGCCCCGCAGAGCGGTCCGCCGGTGCAGCAGAGTGGGCCGCCGGCGCCACACAGCGGGCCGCCTGGGCCGCACAGCGGCGCGCCGACGGCGCACGGGATGCCTCCGACGTTGTACGGCACCCCGCCGAGCGGGCCGCCGCCGTACGGCCAGCCGCCCGGTGGGCCGTCCGCGCCGAACAGCGGTCCGCCGGCGAGCCCGGCGGCGGCTTACGGCGCGCCTCCGGTCTCGGGGCCGGGTGGTGGGCGGCCGATGAACCAGACGACGGTGTTCCCGGCCAACACGTTCGCGCCCGGCGGGCAGCCGCCCGGCGGGCCGCCGCCGTACCCGCCGCCGGGCGGCTTCAACGCTCCACCCGGCGGCCCGCGGAAGAGCAACGGCTCCAAGCGCCTGGTGGTGATCCTGGCCGTCGTCGTCGCGGTGCTGCTCGTGGCCGGTGGCATCGGCGCCGCGGCGATCGGTTTCCTCGGTGGCGGCGGGGACGACACCCCGACCACGCTCGAACCCAGCGGCGACCCCGGCCCGACCGCGCCGACCCAGGCGCCGTCCGGCGAGCCGCTGCCGTCCCAGAGCGGCGAGATCCCCGATTTCCCGCTCGACCTGCCGACCGGCACCGCGGGCACCGACGCGCTCGGCTCCCCGTGCGACGTCGCCGTGCTGGCCGCGCGGGGCGCGGGTATCCAGGCTCGGTGCCCGTCCGGCCCGGAATGCTGGCGCGTCAAGTCCGACGGGACCTACCAGAGCCGTGAGTGCACGAACAACCACACCTGGGAGACGTTCGTGATCGGCCAGCTCGCCTCGAGCGAGAGCAGCGCGAACGCCTCGTCGCTCAAGGCCGACGCGAACGTCCAGGTGCTGTGCTCGGACGCGGTGCTCCAAGGGGCACTATCGGCGACCGGTCAGGATCCGAGCGGCTGGCGGATAGCCGTGTCCGCCGACAAGACCGGTGCCAACTTCCGCTGCCTGGCCGGCAAGGGCGAGAACACCCCCCGCAAGGCCGTGTTCGTCAAGTAG
- a CDS encoding class I SAM-dependent methyltransferase, translated as MTVSGIFEDRAYVTAFERNRYVAAHRAEEYAAEAIKEAPDVAHLEVLDVGAGTGQFAGPLHRAAASRSSSHQIILLDNSTEMASHLRTASAELGPSVRAVTDDFWHYRNSASDVHVTLFSESIHLLGDLDKVIAAVAGFSAPRGVLALRIATREQVHARPWYQWYPDALAIDLMRHPSKAELMKYLHDAGYDAYSREADESRVMSAHELGEMLEAQSFSALRLMDGHAFGEGVRRMRKDLRRAGDVHFDYRLTWTIARLREGNGG; from the coding sequence GTGACGGTAAGCGGCATTTTCGAAGACCGTGCTTACGTCACAGCGTTCGAGCGAAATCGATACGTCGCTGCGCATCGCGCCGAGGAGTACGCGGCCGAAGCGATAAAGGAAGCCCCCGATGTCGCGCATCTCGAAGTGCTGGACGTGGGTGCCGGGACCGGGCAGTTCGCAGGTCCGCTTCATCGCGCGGCGGCTAGTCGATCTTCCTCGCACCAAATAATTCTTCTTGACAACTCGACCGAAATGGCAAGCCACCTCCGAACGGCGAGTGCAGAGCTGGGTCCGAGCGTCAGGGCGGTGACCGACGACTTCTGGCACTACCGGAATTCTGCCTCCGACGTCCACGTCACATTGTTCTCGGAGAGCATCCATCTGTTAGGAGATTTGGACAAGGTGATCGCGGCCGTCGCGGGCTTCTCCGCGCCGCGCGGCGTCCTGGCCCTCCGCATCGCGACCCGTGAGCAGGTGCACGCCCGGCCTTGGTACCAGTGGTATCCAGACGCACTAGCGATAGATCTGATGCGTCATCCCTCCAAGGCCGAGCTGATGAAATACCTGCACGACGCAGGCTACGACGCATACTCTCGTGAGGCCGATGAATCGCGGGTCATGTCAGCCCACGAGTTGGGGGAGATGCTCGAGGCGCAGTCGTTCTCGGCGCTCAGGCTCATGGACGGGCATGCGTTCGGGGAGGGAGTTCGTCGTATGAGGAAGGATCTCAGGCGCGCTGGAGATGTTCACTTCGACTATCGCCTGACCTGGACCATCGCGCGGTTGCGTGAAGGCAATGGAGGATGA
- a CDS encoding Crp/Fnr family transcriptional regulator produces the protein MDEVLARSGLFQGVEPESAEALAAHLEYLDIPKGHTIFSEGELGDSLYIVMSGKIKVGRRAADGRENMIAVMGPSDLFGELSLFDPGPRTASAVAVTDAKVARMRQQSLRPWITNRPEIAEQLLRVLARRLRRTNDALADLIFTDVPGRVAKNLLQLAKRFGTREGSALRLTHDLTQEEIAQLVGASRETVNKALADFTSRGWLRLEGKSVVLLDPERLSRRAR, from the coding sequence ATGGACGAGGTACTTGCCCGCTCAGGGCTGTTTCAGGGGGTCGAGCCGGAGTCAGCTGAGGCTCTCGCGGCCCACCTGGAGTACCTCGACATCCCGAAGGGTCACACGATCTTCTCCGAGGGAGAACTCGGTGACTCGCTTTACATCGTGATGTCCGGGAAAATAAAGGTCGGTCGGCGTGCTGCCGATGGTCGCGAGAACATGATCGCCGTGATGGGCCCGTCCGATCTGTTCGGCGAGCTCTCGTTGTTCGACCCCGGCCCGCGGACCGCCAGCGCGGTCGCGGTGACCGACGCGAAGGTCGCGCGGATGCGTCAGCAGTCGCTGCGGCCGTGGATCACCAACCGGCCCGAGATCGCCGAGCAGCTGCTCCGCGTGCTGGCCCGGCGACTGCGTCGCACCAACGACGCGCTCGCCGACCTGATCTTCACCGACGTGCCTGGCCGCGTCGCGAAGAACCTGCTGCAGCTCGCGAAGCGATTCGGGACGCGCGAGGGCAGCGCGCTGCGCCTCACCCACGACCTGACGCAGGAAGAGATCGCTCAGCTCGTCGGGGCGTCCCGCGAGACCGTGAACAAGGCCCTGGCCGACTTCACGTCCCGTGGCTGGCTCCGCCTGGAGGGCAAGAGCGTCGTCCTCCTCGACCCGGAGCGCCTCTCGCGCCGCGCGCGCTGA